Proteins from a genomic interval of Xiphophorus maculatus strain JP 163 A chromosome 7, X_maculatus-5.0-male, whole genome shotgun sequence:
- the LOC102230533 gene encoding claudin-10 isoform X1: MSGMYQEIMAFVLTISGWILESSTVSMDFWKVSSDDGSVITTSTFWANLWKHCVTDSTGISSCRDFPSMLALDGYIQACRGLMIAAICLGLFGSVLALIGMKCTKVGGSDENKARITCFAGVDFILCGICSLSACSLYAHRITTEFFDPMFMSQKYELGAALFIGWAGGILCILGGSVFCLSVADSFSRSHSQANYIYRGAASHSHITAYTRGQTKPVKEGHAADNSSSSRVQHFDKNAYV, from the exons ATGAGCGGCATGTATCAGGAGATTATGGCTTTTGTTTTAACTATATCGGGCTGGATACTGGAGTCTTCCACCGTGTCGATGGACTTCTGGAAGGTCTCCTCAGACGATGGATCTGTCATTACCACATCTACTTTCTGGGCCAATCTGTGGAAGCACTGTGTGACCGATTCGACAGGGATCTCCAGTTGCAGAGATTTTCCATCAATGTTGGCTCTGGATG GTTACATTCAGGCTTGCAGGGGGTTGATGATTGCAGCCATCTGCTTGGGTTTGTTCGGTTCTGTGCTTGCCCTCATAGGAATGAAATGCACCAAAGTTGGAGGAAGTGACGAGAATAAAGCCAGGATCACCTGCTTTGCTGGTGTAGACTTTATTCTTTGTG GCATCTGCTCACTTTCTGCCTGTTCTCTCTATGCACACCGGATAACAACTGAGTTTTTTGACCCAATGTTTATGTCTCAGAA GTATGAGCTGGGAGCTGCTCTCTTCATCGGCTGGGCCGGTGGTATCCTCTGCATTCTGGGGGGCAGTGTCTTCTGCCTCTCAGTTGCAGATTCTTTTTCAAGAAG CCACAGTCAGGCAAACTATATCTACAGAGGTGCTGCCTCACATTCGCACATCACCGCTTACACCAGAGGGCAGACGAAGCCTGTAAAGGAAGGGCATGCTGCAGATaacagcagctcctccagggtgCAGCACTTTGATAAAAATGCATATGTGTAA
- the LOC102230793 gene encoding claudin-10-like: protein MKKRLIQIFGFLISSLGWLFILCTMAMDYWRISQIGGEGGSFIIKVAWYWSNLWKDCLTDSTAVTNCRDYGVLWSVLYYVQAVRGLLICGLTIGFFAVVCCFIGMECTYIGGPEPTKDKLVFSGAVFHFVGGVSNLVAYCLYINRVARTAFATNLPAGQLRYDLGPPIFLGLVGCFLIYFGAVLYAVTVIKVIYPDRKVMEVYGRPTYMPSSYKGRSLYTGYYEPSRLYGSYTSGRSSIKISRLSHATPKLSERDAFV from the exons ATGAAGAAGCGTTTGATACAGATATTTGGGTTCTTGATCTCTTCTTTGGGATGGCTGTTTATTCTGTGCACCATGGCAATGGACTACTGGAGGATCAGCCAGATCGGAGGAGAAGGTGGTTCCTTCATAATCAAGGTGGCCTGGTACTGGTCCAACCTGTGGAAGGACTGTTTGACCGACTCCACTGCCGTCACCAACTGTAGAGACTACGGGGTCCTCTGGAGTGTCTTGT ATTACGTCCAGGCAGTTCGGGGGTTGCTAATATGCGGCTTGACGATTGGATTCTTTGCAGTCGTGTGTTGCTTTATTGGGATGGAGTGCACTTATATCGGTGGACCGGAACCAACCAAAGACAAGCTGGTCTTTTCCGGAGccgtttttcattttgttggtg GTGTGTCAAATCTTGTTGCCTACTGCTTATACATCAACAGAGTTGCCAGAACAGCTTTTGCTACCAATTTGCCAGCGGGACAATTACG atatgatTTAGGACCACCCATATTTCTGGGTTTGGTgggatgttttttaatttattttggggCTGTTCTGTATGCTGTGACGGTCATCAAAGTAATCTACCCTGATAG AAAAGTGATGGAGGTATATGGCAGACCAACATACATGCCCTCATCCTACAAAGGAAGAAGTTTGTACACAGGATACTACGAACCCTCGCGACTCTATGGGTCTTACACCTCAGGACGATCAAGCATCAAGATCTCAAGGCTGTCTCATGCTACACCAAAACTGTCAGAAAGAGATGCATTTGTGTAG
- the LOC102231056 gene encoding claudin-10-like: protein MGYRTVVMYTEIACFVVCVAGWILVCSTQPIEIWTWSEVSSIVLTTANYFSNLWKDCVSDSTGVSDCKGIPSMLALNWDIHMCRALIIISIILAFFGSILVLVGMKCTKIGGSEITNAKVTFAGGMNYLIGGLCAMVAFSYYGNKIRSEFDNPNYMEQKFEIGVAVYIGWGGSTLLLTGGLIYSILAGREAFESRPKKDPTTEYPAYTFVPSRKSYASSARTEITGTRKSRSSSRSRNSSISVISSTTRKTGSNAYV from the exons ATGGGTTACAGGACTGTGGTGATGTACACAGAGATCGCCTGCTTTGTGGTCTGTGTAGCCGGGTGGATTTTGGTTTGTTCCACTCAGCCCATTGAGATCTGGACTTGGTCTGAGGTCAGCTCTATTGTCCTGACAACGGCGAACTACTTCTCCAACCTGTGGAAAGATTGCGTTTCTGACTCCACAGGAGTCTCTGACTGCAAGGGAATCCCATCAATGCTGGCACTGAACT GGGACATTCATATGTGCCGGGCTCTCATCATCATCTCTATTATTTTGGCTTTCTTTGGATCCATCCTGGTCTTAGTGGGAATGAAGTGCACTAAGATTGGGGGCTCAGAGATTACCAACGCAAAAGTAACCTTTGCTGGAGGGATGAACTACCTTATAGGAG GACTGTGTGCAATGGTGGCGTTCTCATATTATGGAAACAAAATCAGATCAGAGTTTGATAACCCAAACTATATGGAACAGAA GTTTGAGATAGGTGTTGCAGTCTACATTGGCTGGGGTGGCTCCACCTTACTTCTCACTGGAGGCCTTATCTACAGTATCTTAGCAGGGAGAGAAGCCTTCGAATCGAG GCCAAAGAAGGACCCCACCACAGAGTACCCTGCTTACACGTTCGTTCCATCGAGAAAGAGCTACGCATCATCGGCTCGCACAGAGATCACAGGAACTAGGAAGTCAAGGAGTTCcagcagaagcagaaacagcagcatcTCTGTCATCTCAAGCACAACAAGGAAGACGGGCAGCAACGCTTATGTTTGA
- the dnajc3 gene encoding dnaJ homolog subfamily C member 3 → MVSIEHVAHKILTYIPYVLVLIDMRYEGVKCGKDGSVDNHMEMGKKLLAAGQLADALSHFHAAVDGDPKNYIAYYRRATVFLAMGKSKSALPDLSRVIELKPDFTSARLQRGNLLLKQGKLDEAESDFKKVLNSNPSNKEEKEATSQLAKSDELQRLVAEAHRSYGSKDYMTAAAQLEAIIETCVWDVTSREMRAECFIQMGEMGKAISDLKALSKLKNDNTQAFYKLSTIYYNLGDHEMSLNEVRECLKLDPDHKQCFSHYKQVKKLNKQIQSAEELIREQRFEEAVSKYEAVMKTEPNVPQFSALAKERICHALSQAQQGARAVSACSEVLQSDPENVSVLKDRAEAYVQDEQYEEAIKDYETAAKHSENDHEIKEGLEKAQRLLKQSQRRDYYKILGVKRTAQKKEIIRAYRKLAQQWHPDNFQDPEEKKKAEKKFIDIAQAKEVLTDPEMRTKFDHGEDPMDPESQQGHHHPFHGGFHGFQGFNPFGSGPFNFKFSYN, encoded by the exons ATGGTTTCCATCGAGCATGTAGCCCACAAGATACTGACTTACATCCCATATGTTCTTGTTTTGATTGACATGCGATACGAGG GAGTGAAATGCGGGAAGGATGGAAGTGTCGACAATCACATGGAAATGGGAAAGAAACTTCTTGCTGCTGGACAGCTGGCTGATGCCCTCTCACATTTTCATGCTGCTGTGG ATGGAGACCCCAAGAATTATATTGCGTACTACAGGAGGGCTACAGTGTTTCTTGCAATGGGAAAATCAAAGTCTGCACTGCCAGACCTAAGCAGAGTCATTGAACTCAAACCAGACTTCACATCT GCACGCCTTCAGAGAGGAAACCTCCTTCTGAAGCAAGGAAAGCTGGACGAAGCAGAAAGTGACTTCAAGAAGGTG CTCAACTCCAACCCTTCGAACAAAGAAGAGAAGGAAGCTACGAGCCAGCTGGCGAAGTCCGATGAACTCCAGCGGCTTGTGGCCGAGGCGCACCGCAGCTACGGCAGCAAAGACTACATGACAGCTGCTGCCCAGCTTGAGGCGATAATTGAA acctgcgTTTGGGATGTGACCTCTCGTGAGATGAGAGCAGAGTGCTTCATTCAGATGGGAGAGATGGGGAAGGCCATCAGCGACCTCAAAGCTTTGTCCAAGCTGAAGAACGACAACACCCAGGCTTTCTACAAGCTCAGCACCATCTACTATAACCTCGGAGACCACGAGATGTCACTCAA TGAGGTGCGCGAGTGCCTGAAGCTGGACCCGGATCACAAGCAGTGTTTCAGCCATTACAAACAGGTCAAGAAGCTCAACAAACAGATCCAGTCTGCAGAGGAGCTCATCCGAGAGCAGAG GTTTGAGGAGGCAGTGAGTAAATATGAAGCCGTTATGAAGACTGAGCCCAATGTTCCCCAGTTCTCTGCTCTGGCCAAGGAGAGAATCTGCCACGCACTTTCACAG GCTCAGCAGGGGGCCAGGGCGGTCTCAGCGTGTAGCGAAGTCCTGCAGTCGGATCCTGAGAACGTGAGCGTGCTGAAGGACAGAGCCGAGGCCTACGTTCAAGACGAACAGTATGAAGAAG cCATTAAAGACTATGAGACTGCAGCAAAACACAGCGAGAACGACCATGAGATTAAAGAAGGCCTGGAAAAAGCTCAGCGACTTCTCAAACAGTCACAAAGGAGGGATTACTACAAGATTCTTGGAGTGAAGAG AACTGCCCAGAAAAAAGAGATTATCCGTGCCTACAGAAAACTGGCCCAACAGTGGCACCCTGACAACTTCCAGGACccggaggagaagaagaaagcagagaagaagTTCATAGACATCGCTCAGGCTAAAGAGGTTCTCACCGATCCAG AAATGAGAACCAAGTTCGACCATGGCGAAGACCCCATGGATCCAGAGAGCCAGCAGGGCCACCATCACCCGTTCCACGGAGGTTTCCACGGCTTCCAGGGTTTCAACCCGTTTGGCTCCGGACCCTTCAACTTCAAATTTAGCTACAACTGA